A single region of the Anaerostipes rhamnosivorans genome encodes:
- a CDS encoding YdcP family protein: MNLKHVIPDMEKTFGTLEFAGEGEVEQGRVNNRMTVIGRTYNLFSEVQKADDVMVLLPASVGEKHFEFEEKVKLVNPRIVAEGYNINGRGFTKYKMLADDMVKA, from the coding sequence ATGAATTTAAAACATGTAATACCAGATATGGAGAAAACATTTGGAACTCTGGAATTTGCCGGAGAAGGAGAAGTTGAACAGGGTCGGGTAAATAATCGTATGACTGTTATTGGTCGTACATATAATCTGTTTTCTGAGGTGCAGAAAGCAGATGATGTTATGGTTTTACTCCCTGCTTCGGTGGGAGAGAAACATTTTGAATTTGAAGAAAAGGTAAAACTGGTAAATCCACGTATTGTGGCAGAAGGATACAACATTAATGGTCGTGGATTTACAAAATACAAAATGTTGGCAGATGACATGGTAAAAGCGTAA
- a CDS encoding YdcP family protein: MRLPEGIVVDKERTFGQLKFSALRREVRLTNEDGTVSDEIKERTYDLKCREQGCMIQVSIPADVPVKEYEYNSFVELINPVIDTVANATFRGADVDWYLKADDIVLKGKGQNNSNQPPKKEVSGKKE; encoded by the coding sequence ATGAGATTACCAGAGGGAATTGTAGTAGATAAAGAAAGGACGTTTGGGCAACTAAAGTTTTCGGCATTACGCCGGGAGGTTCGGTTGACAAATGAGGATGGAACAGTATCAGATGAAATTAAAGAACGCACTTATGATCTGAAATGCAGGGAACAAGGCTGCATGATTCAAGTTAGTATCCCGGCTGATGTGCCTGTGAAAGAATACGAATATAATTCGTTTGTTGAATTGATAAATCCTGTTATTGATACCGTTGCGAATGCAACATTTAGAGGTGCCGATGTTGACTGGTATCTAAAAGCGGATGATATTGTTTTGAAAGGAAAAGGGCAGAATAATTCAAATCAACCACCTAAAAAAGAGGTGTCGGGAAAGAAGGAATAA
- a CDS encoding FtsK/SpoIIIE domain-containing protein — MEDFIKKMRFFAKGKRIRIRDKNLIFSFVFFLLSPIFLSVFLLLNWWQISDFSGISLHNLDQIKWNINFPFVLFSFCVTVLVCVAVAWSYHYFRIDQWKQRVHRQEIARMLLQNGWYESEAVQSQDSFFKDLPGGSKSKEKITYFPKVYYTLDNGIIRINVRITMGKYQDQLLHLEKKLETGLFCELIVKELKESYVEYELLYDTIGSRISIEEMEISNGCLKLMDNVYWEYDTLPHMLIAGATGGGKTYFLLCIIWMLLHTNAVLTILDPKNADLADLETVLPDVHHRKEEMISCIEHFCDEMLERNEAMKRMPGYKTGENYAYLGLEPHFLVFDEYVAFMNLLGNKASMPVMEKLNQIAMLGRQSGYFIILACQRPDAKYLQDGMRDQFNFRVALGRMSELGYSMMFGEQDKDFFFKRTKGRGYVDAGNGVISEFYTPLVPKGYDFLREIGKLQRQRVGQHKERIEE, encoded by the coding sequence ATGGAGGATTTTATTAAAAAAATGAGATTTTTTGCAAAAGGAAAGCGGATCAGGATAAGAGATAAAAACCTGATCTTTTCTTTTGTCTTTTTTTTGCTATCTCCTATCTTCCTTAGCGTTTTTTTGCTATTGAATTGGTGGCAAATTTCGGATTTTAGTGGGATTAGTTTGCATAACTTGGACCAGATCAAATGGAATATCAATTTTCCGTTTGTCCTTTTTTCTTTCTGTGTGACTGTACTTGTCTGTGTGGCGGTTGCATGGTCTTATCATTATTTTCGGATAGATCAATGGAAACAACGGGTGCATCGTCAGGAAATAGCCCGGATGTTGCTTCAAAATGGATGGTATGAATCAGAGGCGGTACAGTCTCAGGATTCGTTTTTTAAAGATCTTCCGGGCGGTAGTAAAAGCAAAGAGAAGATTACATATTTTCCCAAAGTCTATTATACGCTGGATAATGGAATTATCCGAATTAATGTAAGAATCACGATGGGAAAATATCAAGATCAACTTTTGCATTTGGAAAAGAAATTGGAAACGGGGCTATTTTGTGAGTTGATTGTAAAAGAACTTAAGGAATCCTATGTGGAGTACGAGCTTTTGTATGATACGATTGGAAGCCGGATCAGTATAGAAGAAATGGAGATTTCAAACGGCTGTCTAAAATTAATGGATAATGTTTACTGGGAATATGACACATTGCCACATATGTTGATTGCTGGAGCGACTGGAGGAGGGAAGACGTATTTTCTTCTTTGTATCATTTGGATGTTACTTCATACAAATGCTGTGTTGACGATTCTTGATCCGAAAAATGCCGATCTTGCCGATTTGGAAACGGTTCTGCCAGATGTTCATCACAGGAAAGAAGAAATGATTTCTTGTATTGAACACTTTTGTGATGAAATGCTAGAAAGGAACGAAGCAATGAAGCGGATGCCGGGTTATAAGACCGGGGAAAATTATGCCTATTTAGGCTTGGAGCCACATTTCCTCGTCTTTGACGAATATGTGGCTTTTATGAATTTGTTAGGGAATAAGGCAAGTATGCCAGTAATGGAGAAATTGAACCAGATTGCGATGTTGGGTCGGCAGTCTGGTTATTTTATTATCTTAGCTTGTCAAAGACCAGACGCAAAATATCTACAAGATGGGATGCGTGACCAGTTCAATTTTCGTGTGGCATTAGGCCGCATGAGTGAATTAGGCTACTCCATGATGTTTGGAGAGCAGGATAAGGATTTCTTTTTCAAGCGGACAAAAGGCCGTGGATATGTAGATGCTGGAAATGGGGTCATTTCTGAGTTTTATACTCCGTTAGTCCCAAAAGGATATGATTTTTTAAGGGAAATCGGGAAATTACAAAGACAAAGAGTCGGACAACACAAAGAAAGGATAGAAGAATGA
- the mobT gene encoding MobT family relaxase, with product MNAWVQEFRKKRLDYGISQSKLSVALGISRQYLNQIEGGKAVPPDDTKKVMEEILERFNPEASLTLLFDYVKVRFPTTEVEWIIKEILKLNIDFMVHEDHAPNNYQESYVIGNIFIMASDDVEKGVLLELKGKGCRQYESFLEAQGRSWFDFFQACMSVKAVMKRLDLAINDMTGILSVPELTRKCQDRECITRFRTFKSYRSGELIRNREEDRLGMGNTLYIGSLKSDVYICLYEKDYEQYIKFGIPVDETPIKNRFELRLKDDRAQHTVEDLLYRYDLETTVFSIINYYIRFIDRDDTKRRADWKTNIRWACFIGENRGKLKLTTAPEPYTLDRTMNWIARQVAPTLKMVLGLDAIRETDLLNEMVEHAELTKKQKKILEQEKASIEEVILM from the coding sequence ATGAATGCATGGGTACAAGAATTTAGAAAAAAGCGTCTTGATTACGGTATTTCGCAAAGCAAACTTTCCGTGGCACTAGGAATTAGTCGACAGTACCTAAATCAAATTGAAGGTGGAAAAGCTGTTCCACCGGATGATACAAAAAAAGTGATGGAAGAAATTTTGGAAAGGTTTAATCCAGAAGCGTCGCTGACACTTCTTTTTGATTACGTAAAAGTTCGATTTCCAACGACGGAAGTCGAATGGATCATCAAAGAAATTTTGAAACTGAATATTGATTTTATGGTGCATGAAGATCATGCACCAAACAATTATCAAGAAAGTTATGTTATCGGAAATATTTTTATCATGGCATCGGATGATGTAGAGAAAGGAGTGTTGCTAGAGTTAAAAGGAAAGGGATGTCGGCAGTATGAAAGCTTCTTGGAAGCACAAGGCCGATCGTGGTTTGATTTTTTTCAAGCTTGTATGTCGGTTAAAGCCGTCATGAAACGGCTTGATTTGGCGATCAATGATATGACCGGGATCTTGAGTGTACCAGAACTGACAAGGAAATGTCAGGATCGTGAGTGTATTACAAGGTTTCGTACCTTTAAGTCTTATCGCTCCGGAGAATTGATTAGAAACAGAGAAGAAGATCGTTTGGGAATGGGAAATACACTCTATATTGGATCCTTAAAATCGGATGTTTACATCTGTTTATATGAGAAAGATTATGAGCAGTATATCAAGTTTGGTATTCCCGTAGATGAAACGCCCATCAAAAATCGGTTTGAGCTAAGACTTAAAGATGATCGGGCACAGCATACTGTAGAGGATCTTTTATATCGTTACGATCTGGAAACAACAGTCTTTTCAATTATTAATTATTATATCCGGTTTATAGACCGGGATGATACAAAACGCCGGGCGGATTGGAAAACGAATATTCGTTGGGCGTGTTTTATTGGAGAAAACCGGGGAAAGTTAAAACTTACAACTGCCCCGGAACCATACACATTGGATAGGACAATGAATTGGATTGCTAGACAGGTAGCTCCGACTTTAAAGATGGTTTTAGGTCTGGATGCCATACGGGAGACAGACCTATTGAATGAAATGGTAGAACATGCGGAATTGACAAAGAAGCAAAAGAAAATATTGGAACAGGAAAAAGCCTCCATTGAGGAGGTGATTTTAATGTAG
- a CDS encoding antirestriction protein has product MDQECRIYPECKSMEELAYRKLIIDGELGDIPDPIRKYIDYADYGDFLYRTGNYEVTDYGICEYKR; this is encoded by the coding sequence ATGGATCAGGAATGTCGAATTTATCCTGAATGTAAGTCTATGGAGGAGTTGGCTTATCGAAAACTTATTATAGATGGGGAATTAGGAGATATTCCGGATCCCATCCGAAAATACATAGATTATGCAGACTATGGAGATTTCTTGTACCGAACAGGAAATTATGAAGTAACAGACTATGGAATCTGCGAATATAAAAGATAA